The Balaenoptera acutorostrata chromosome 15, mBalAcu1.1, whole genome shotgun sequence genome contains a region encoding:
- the ADRA1D gene encoding alpha-1D adrenergic receptor, giving the protein MAFRYLLNVSFEGPCSDSSAGSSSAGGGGGGAGGAAASEGRAVDGVRVTAGGGSGGGVVGAGSGEDNRSSTGEPGGTGAGGEVNGTAAVGGLVVSAQGVGVGVFLAAFILMAVAGNLMVILSVACNRHLQTVTNYFIVNLAVADLLLSATVLPFSATMEVLGFWAFGRAFCDVWAAVDVLCCTASILSLCTISVDRYVGVRHSLKYPAIMTERKAAAILALLWAVALVVSVGPLLGWKEPVPPDERFCGITEEAGYAVFSSLCSFYLPMAIIVVMYCRVYVVARSTTRSLEAGVKRERGKASEVVLRIHCRGASTGSDGAHGGMRSAKGHTFRSSLSVRLLKFSREKKAAKTLAIVVGVFVLCWFPFFFVLPLGSLFPQLKPSEGVFKVIFWLGYFNSCVNPLIYPCSSREFKRAFLRLLRCQCHRSRQHHRPLWSIYGHHWQASNGGPRPDYSPGPGAAPSGALLALTAPSAPGSPGTPKAQAPVVGRRKPPCAFRKWRLLVPFQRPTTQLHAKVCSLSQKKHAREAACALHLEVEAVSLGVPSDAAEGTTCQAYELANSSHLRETDI; this is encoded by the exons ATGGCTTTCCGCTATCTCCTGAACGTCAGTTTCGAGGGACCCTGCTCCGACAGCAGCGCCGGGAGCTCCAGCGCGGGCGGTGGCGGGGGTGGCGCGGGCGGCGCGGCTGCCTCGGAGGGCCGGGCGGTGGACGGCGTGCGGGTGACCGCAGGCggtggcagcggcggcggcgtGGTGGGCGCGGGCAGCGGCGAGGACAACCGGAGCTCCACTGGGGAGCCCGGGGGCACCGGCGCCGGCGGCGAGGTGAACGGCACGGCGGCCGTCGGGGGGCTGGTGGTGAGTGCGCAGGGCGTGGGCGTGGGCGTCTTCCTGGCCGCCTTCATCCTCATGGCCGTGGCGGGCAACCTGATGGTCATTCTCTCCGTGGCCTGCAACCGCCACCTGCAGACGGTCACAAACTATTTCATTGTGAACCTGGCCGTGGCCGACCTGCTGCTGAGCGCCACGGTGCTCCCCTTCTCGGCCACCATGGAGGTTCTGGGCTTCTGGGCCTTCGGCCGGGCCTTCTGCGACGTGTGGGCCGCCGTGGATGTGCTGTGCTGCACGGCCTCCATCCTCAGCCTCTGCACAATCTCGGTGGACCGGTATGTGGGCGTGCGCCACTCGCTCAAGTACCCAGCCATCATGACCGAGCGCAAGGCGGCCGCCATCCTGGCGCTGCTCTGGGCTGTAGCCCTCGTGGTGTCTGTGGGGCCGCTGCTGGGCTGGAAGGAGCCGGTGCCCCCTGACGAGCGCTTCTGTGGCATCACGGAGGAGGCGGGATACGCTGTTTTCTCCTCCCTGTGCTCTTTCTACCTGCCTATGGCCATCATTGTGGTCATGTACTGCCGCGTGTATGTGGTAGCGCGAAGCACCACGCGCAGCCTGGAGGCGGGAGTCAAGCGCGAGCGGGGCAAGGCCTCAGAGGTGGTGCTGCGCATCCACTGTCGCGGCGCAAGCACTGGCTCAGACGGAGCCCACGGTGGGATGCGCAGCGCCAAGGGCCACACCTTCCGCAGCTCACTGTCGGTGCGTCTGCTCAAGTTCTCCCGTGAGAAGAAGGCAGCCAAGACGCTGGCCATCGTCGTGGGCGTCTTCGTGCTCTGCTGGTTCCCCTTTTTCTTCGTCCTGCCACTGG GCTCCCTTTTCCCACAGCTGAAGCCCTCAGAGGGCGTCTTCAAGGTTATCTTCTGGCTGGGCTACTTCAACAGTTGCGTGAACCCGCTCATCTACCCTTGCTCCAGCCGGGAGTTCAAGCGGGCCTTCCTCCGCCTCCTGCGCTGCCAATGCCATCGTAGTCGCCAGCACCACCGCCCCCTCTGGAGCATCTACGGTCACCACTGGCAAGCCTCGAATGGCGGCCCGCGCCCTGACTACAGTCCTGGCCCAGGCGCCGCACCCTCCGGGGCCCTGCTGGCCCTCACCGCGCCCTCAGCCCCCGGTTCCCCAGGCACACCCAAGGCGCAGGCTCCGGTCGTCGGCCGTCGAAAGCCGCCCTGCGCCTTTCGCAAGTGGAGGCTTCTCGTGCCGTTCCAGAGACCCACCACCCAGCTGCATGCCAAGGTCTGCAGCCTGTCGCAAAAGAAGCACGCCAGAGAGGCTGCGTGCGCCCTGCACTTGGAGGTGGAAGCTGTGTCCTTAGGCGTCCCCAGTGATGCAGCTGAGGGCACCACCTGCCAGGCCTATGAACTGGCAAACTCTAGCCATCTCCGGGAGACTGATATTTAA